A genome region from Dickeya chrysanthemi NCPPB 402 includes the following:
- a CDS encoding phage tail protein, protein MADDGSAQSNTVWPMPKFHFEVKWDGGAGASMVASFQEITGLDIEAQIIEYRAGNSPVFSTIKMPGIIKSGNVTLKKGIFVKDNNFYDWFSKIKMNTIARTAVTINLLDESGSPAMTWKLKNAWPTKISGTDLKSDGNEVAVETIELAHEGLEVAV, encoded by the coding sequence ATGGCAGATGACGGTTCCGCTCAGTCAAACACCGTATGGCCGATGCCCAAATTTCACTTTGAAGTGAAATGGGACGGCGGCGCGGGCGCCAGCATGGTGGCGTCGTTTCAGGAAATTACCGGCCTGGATATCGAAGCCCAGATAATCGAATACCGCGCCGGCAACAGCCCGGTATTTTCCACCATCAAAATGCCCGGGATTATCAAATCCGGCAATGTGACGCTGAAAAAAGGCATTTTCGTCAAAGATAACAACTTCTACGACTGGTTTTCGAAAATCAAGATGAACACCATCGCCCGCACCGCCGTCACCATCAATTTGCTGGATGAAAGCGGCAGCCCGGCCATGACGTGGAAGCTCAAAAATGCCTGGCCGACCAAAATCAGCGGGACGGATTTGAAATCAGACGGCAATGAAGTGGCGGTTGAAACCATCGAACTGGCGCACGAAGGGCTGGAAGTCGCGGTGTAA
- a CDS encoding phage tail sheath family protein — translation MGVMKTPGVYIVEKNAFPNSVVEVATAVPAFIGYTEKAENGGVSLRNKAWRITSMSDFRHYFGGAPLHKFDIVEKTDKVSGDAAFSQAGKTYALTLANTRYLLYYSMLFFFQNGGGPCYIVSVGGYQNAIDADALKNGITPLLKEPEPTMVLTPEAVCLKEDDCINVQQAVLAHCGGTMKNRIAILDVWEGYKDRQDPSGDCIANFRSKLGINYLDYAAAYYPWLNTSIIQDSDINFTHINNLDILTTALNAEIAGAFKELDGLSPEQLNSGSNKLKAAKKQQMLDEVAKLTVEQSDAEKALLHKILFSISPIYKSVLENIRRQQNLLPPAASMAGIYTMVDNARGVWKAPANVSLNAVVSPSVNISADEQEDLNVTTQGKSINALRTFTGEGTLVWGARTLDGNSLDWRYVNVRRTMIMLEESIKQAAKAYVFEPNTANTWVSMESMIENFLFGIWKRGGLAGASPEDAYSVDVGLGKTMTPQDILEGILRITVLVAISRPAEFIEITFQQQMQKS, via the coding sequence ATGGGCGTGATGAAAACCCCAGGCGTTTATATTGTTGAAAAAAATGCCTTCCCTAATTCAGTGGTAGAAGTCGCTACCGCGGTGCCGGCATTTATCGGTTATACCGAAAAAGCGGAAAACGGCGGCGTATCGCTACGCAATAAAGCATGGCGTATTACCTCGATGTCCGATTTTCGCCATTATTTCGGCGGCGCGCCGCTGCATAAATTCGATATCGTTGAAAAGACCGATAAAGTCTCGGGTGATGCCGCCTTCAGTCAGGCCGGCAAAACCTATGCCCTGACGCTGGCGAATACCCGCTATCTGCTGTACTACAGCATGCTGTTCTTTTTCCAGAACGGCGGCGGCCCTTGCTATATCGTCTCGGTAGGTGGCTATCAGAACGCCATCGACGCCGATGCGCTGAAAAACGGCATCACGCCGCTGCTCAAAGAGCCGGAACCCACTATGGTACTGACGCCGGAAGCGGTGTGTCTGAAAGAGGACGACTGCATCAACGTACAGCAGGCGGTGCTGGCGCATTGCGGCGGCACCATGAAAAACCGCATCGCGATTCTCGACGTTTGGGAAGGCTATAAAGACAGGCAAGACCCCAGCGGCGACTGTATCGCCAACTTCCGTTCCAAACTGGGCATCAATTATCTGGATTACGCCGCCGCGTACTACCCGTGGCTGAATACCTCGATTATTCAGGACAGCGACATTAACTTCACCCATATCAACAATCTGGACATTCTGACCACCGCGCTCAATGCCGAGATTGCCGGCGCGTTCAAAGAGCTGGACGGGCTGAGCCCCGAGCAGTTAAACAGCGGCAGCAACAAGTTAAAAGCGGCCAAAAAACAGCAAATGCTGGATGAAGTCGCCAAACTGACGGTGGAACAGAGCGACGCGGAAAAAGCGCTGCTGCATAAAATTCTGTTCTCTATCAGCCCTATCTACAAAAGCGTACTGGAGAACATCCGGCGTCAACAAAACCTGCTGCCGCCCGCCGCGTCGATGGCGGGCATCTACACCATGGTGGATAACGCTCGCGGCGTGTGGAAAGCCCCGGCCAACGTCAGCCTGAACGCGGTGGTATCGCCCAGCGTGAACATCAGCGCCGACGAACAGGAAGACCTGAACGTCACCACCCAGGGGAAATCGATCAACGCGCTGCGTACCTTCACCGGCGAAGGCACGCTGGTGTGGGGCGCACGCACGCTGGACGGCAACAGCCTCGACTGGCGCTACGTCAACGTGCGCCGGACCATGATCATGCTGGAGGAGTCAATCAAACAGGCGGCCAAAGCCTACGTGTTCGAACCCAACACCGCCAATACCTGGGTTTCGATGGAGAGCATGATCGAAAACTTCCTGTTCGGTATCTGGAAACGCGGCGGGCTGGCCGGCGCATCGCCGGAAGATGCCTACAGCGTGGATGTCGGGCTCGGCAAGACCATGACGCCGCAGGACATTCTGGAAGGCATTCTGCGTATTACCGTGCTGGTGGCCATCAGCCGTCCGGCCGAGTTTATCGAAATCACCTTCCAGCAGCAGATGCAGAAATCCTGA
- a CDS encoding DUF4255 domain-containing protein, with translation MLHAAIHYLTKQLNQYLKNTLNLHDDVVVIANPADDDGKMFPLTKNKLVVFLSNIEKETVTYRNNAANPGNRFAVSTPPLFVRVSIVVAANFTGTQYAEGLQVIAHAMAFLHKNALLNRYNAPDMDQEIEQLLLEMDSLPRHELGNMWTMLGSRYLPSAVYRLRVKIADSQAIQAQADGIRQLQTTVAKD, from the coding sequence ATGCTCCACGCCGCTATCCATTACCTGACAAAACAATTGAATCAATACCTGAAAAATACCCTAAATCTGCATGATGACGTCGTGGTGATTGCTAATCCGGCCGATGACGACGGCAAAATGTTTCCGCTGACGAAAAATAAACTGGTGGTCTTTCTGTCGAATATTGAAAAAGAAACCGTGACGTATCGGAATAATGCCGCTAATCCTGGGAATCGTTTTGCTGTCAGTACGCCGCCGTTATTTGTACGGGTGTCGATAGTGGTGGCGGCAAATTTTACCGGCACGCAATACGCGGAAGGATTGCAGGTGATCGCCCATGCGATGGCATTCCTTCATAAAAACGCCTTGCTTAACCGTTATAACGCCCCAGATATGGATCAGGAAATTGAGCAACTATTACTGGAAATGGACAGCCTGCCGCGTCATGAGCTCGGAAATATGTGGACGATGTTAGGCAGCCGTTATTTGCCGTCGGCGGTATATCGCCTGCGGGTAAAAATCGCCGACAGTCAGGCCATTCAGGCTCAGGCAGACGGCATCAGGCAATTGCAGACCACCGTAGCCAAGGATTAA
- a CDS encoding NAD-dependent dehydratase, translating to MKLLLVGATGLVGHQVLLNALSDKRITQVTAPVRRELPAHDKLLAPQVDFEHLPQDADWWRADAVICTLGTTIKAAGSQAAFYRVDHDYPLAVARLAQEHGTPAYVLNSARGASVTSRFFYNRVKGEVERDLAGVGFSSLTLVRPGLIGGERHDRRAGEWAAQQLLHVLHPVLPRALRINPAENIADALLAAALNPVGGVQVIGSEHLV from the coding sequence ATGAAATTACTACTCGTGGGCGCAACCGGGCTGGTCGGCCATCAGGTGTTATTAAACGCGCTGTCAGACAAGCGTATTACGCAGGTGACGGCACCGGTGCGGCGTGAATTACCGGCTCACGACAAGCTGCTGGCGCCGCAGGTGGATTTTGAACACTTGCCGCAAGATGCCGACTGGTGGCGGGCGGATGCGGTGATTTGTACGCTGGGCACCACCATCAAAGCGGCGGGCAGTCAGGCGGCGTTTTACCGGGTCGATCACGACTACCCGCTGGCAGTCGCGCGGCTGGCTCAGGAGCACGGTACGCCTGCCTACGTGCTGAATTCAGCCAGAGGGGCGAGCGTCACGTCGCGGTTTTTCTACAACCGGGTGAAAGGTGAAGTGGAACGCGATCTGGCTGGGGTGGGGTTTTCTTCACTGACGCTGGTGCGCCCAGGGTTGATTGGCGGCGAGCGACACGATCGACGTGCTGGTGAATGGGCGGCACAACAGCTGTTGCATGTATTGCATCCGGTGCTACCACGGGCTTTGCGTATTAACCCTGCGGAAAACATTGCGGACGCTTTGTTGGCGGCGGCGTTGAACCCGGTTGGAGGTGTGCAGGTGATTGGCTCTGAGCATCTGGTGTAA
- a CDS encoding flavin reductase family protein — translation MNSTMSPVELAKAYRLVNHGPTVLVSACHDGVEDVMAAAWCCGLDFAPPKLTVVLDKATKTRELLENSGYFAIQVPTTAQLELTNQLGSISLRDTPDKLARCQVELFRTHELDVPLVAGCAAWLLCKLIPEPHNQQTYDLFIGEVIGAWADSRVFSEGHWHFETADPKWRSLHHVAGGHYYAIGDAMDAKES, via the coding sequence ATGAATAGCACGATGTCACCGGTTGAGCTGGCAAAAGCCTATCGGCTGGTTAACCACGGGCCGACGGTGTTGGTGTCGGCCTGCCATGATGGGGTAGAAGATGTGATGGCGGCAGCCTGGTGCTGTGGGCTGGATTTTGCACCGCCTAAGCTGACCGTGGTGTTGGATAAAGCGACTAAAACGCGTGAACTGCTGGAAAACAGCGGCTATTTTGCCATTCAGGTGCCGACGACGGCACAACTGGAATTGACCAATCAGCTCGGCAGTATCAGCCTGCGGGATACTCCGGACAAGCTGGCGCGCTGTCAGGTGGAGCTGTTTCGCACTCACGAGTTGGATGTGCCGCTGGTGGCCGGTTGCGCCGCCTGGCTGCTGTGCAAACTGATCCCTGAGCCGCACAACCAGCAAACCTACGATCTGTTTATCGGAGAAGTTATCGGTGCCTGGGCCGATTCACGCGTATTCAGTGAGGGTCACTGGCATTTTGAAACGGCTGACCCAAAATGGCGCAGCCTGCATCATGTGGCGGGCGGGCATTATTACGCTATTGGTGATGCGATGGATGCGAAAGAATCGTGA
- a CDS encoding single-stranded DNA-binding protein yields the protein MASRGVNKVILIGNLGQDPEVRYMPNGGAVANLTLATSDSWRDKQTGEQKERTEWHRVALYGKLAEIAGEYLRKGSQVYIEGQLRTRKWQDQGGQDRYTTEVVVDISGSMQMLGGRAGGGAGAPAGGNMGGNTGGGNAPQGGWGQPQQPQQANQFSGGGGQSQSRPQQSAPMPSNEPPMDFDDDIPF from the coding sequence ATGGCCAGCAGAGGCGTTAATAAAGTGATTCTTATCGGGAATCTGGGTCAGGACCCGGAAGTCCGTTACATGCCGAACGGCGGCGCGGTCGCTAACCTGACTCTGGCCACGTCGGACAGCTGGCGCGACAAACAGACCGGCGAGCAGAAAGAGCGCACCGAGTGGCACCGTGTCGCACTGTACGGCAAGCTGGCTGAGATCGCCGGCGAATACCTGCGCAAAGGCTCCCAGGTGTATATCGAAGGCCAATTGCGTACCCGCAAATGGCAGGATCAGGGCGGTCAGGACCGCTACACCACTGAAGTCGTGGTTGATATCTCCGGCAGCATGCAAATGCTGGGCGGCCGCGCTGGCGGCGGCGCTGGCGCTCCGGCCGGTGGCAACATGGGCGGCAATACGGGTGGTGGTAACGCGCCACAAGGTGGTTGGGGTCAGCCGCAACAGCCGCAGCAAGCCAACCAGTTCAGCGGCGGCGGCGGTCAGTCCCAGTCCCGTCCGCAGCAAAGCGCGCCGATGCCGAGCAACGAACCGCCGATGGATTTTGACGACGACATTCCGTTCTGA
- the uvrA gene encoding excinuclease ABC subunit UvrA — translation MDKIEIRGARTHNLKNINLIIPRDKLIVVTGLSGSGKSSLAFDTLYAEGQRRYVESLSAYARQFLSLMEKPDVDHIEGLSPAISIEQKSTSHNPRSTVGTITEIHDYLRLLFARVGEPRCPDHDIPLDAQTVSQMVDNVLSQPEGKRLMLLAPIVKERKGEHTKTLENLATQGYIRARIDGEVCDLSDPPKLELQKKHTIEVVVDRFKVRNDLAQRLAESFETSLELSGGTAVVADMDDPNAPELLFSANFACPVCGYSMHELEPRLFSFNNPAGACPTCDGLGVQQFFDPARVVQNGELSLAGGAIRGWDRRNFYYFQMLRSLAEHYEFDVEAPFDSLSPALQKVILYGSGKENIEFKYINDRGDTSVRRHPFEGVLNNMERRYKETESTAVREELAKFISNRSCASCNGTRLREEARHVYVEQTTLPQIADMSIGHAMEFFHNIKLSGQRAKIAEKVLKEIGDRLRFLVNVGLNYLSLSRSAETLSGGEAQRIRLASQIGAGLVGVMYVLDEPSIGLHQRDNERLLETLIHLRNLGNTVIVVEHDEDAIRAADHIIDIGPGAGVHGGQVIAEGTATQIMAVPESLTGQFLSGARKIEIPAQRVPADPAKVLKLIGARGNNLKDVTLTLPVGLFTCITGVSGSGKSTLINDTLFPIAQRQLNGGELNEPAPYRDIQGLEQFDKVIDIDQSPIGRTPRSNPATYTGVFTPIRELFAGVPEARSRGYNPGRFSFNVRGGRCEACQGDGVIKVEMHFLPDIYVPCDQCKGKRYNRETLEIKYKGKSIHEVLEMTIEDAREFFDAIPALARKLQTLIDVGLSYIRLGQSATTLSGGEAQRVKLARELSKRGTGQTLYILDEPTTGLHFADIQQLLEVLHQLRDQGNTIVVIEHNLDVIKTADWIVDLGPEGGSGGGEILVSGTPETVAQCEQSHTARFLKPILARG, via the coding sequence ATGGATAAGATCGAAATTCGTGGTGCCCGTACCCATAACCTGAAGAATATCAACCTGATTATTCCACGCGACAAACTGATCGTCGTGACGGGGTTATCCGGTTCTGGCAAATCCTCGCTGGCGTTCGACACGCTGTATGCCGAAGGGCAGCGTCGTTATGTGGAGTCGTTGTCGGCCTACGCTCGCCAGTTCCTGTCGTTGATGGAAAAGCCGGATGTGGACCATATCGAAGGGTTGTCACCCGCCATTTCCATCGAGCAAAAATCCACCTCGCACAACCCACGTTCCACCGTCGGCACCATCACGGAAATCCACGACTACCTGCGCCTGCTGTTCGCCCGCGTCGGCGAGCCGCGCTGCCCGGATCACGATATTCCGCTGGATGCCCAGACCGTCAGCCAGATGGTGGATAACGTCTTGTCGCAGCCGGAAGGCAAACGGCTGATGCTGCTGGCGCCGATCGTGAAAGAACGCAAGGGCGAACACACCAAAACGCTGGAAAACCTGGCGACGCAGGGCTACATCCGTGCCCGTATCGACGGTGAAGTGTGCGACCTGTCGGACCCGCCGAAACTGGAGTTGCAGAAAAAGCACACCATCGAAGTGGTGGTCGATCGCTTTAAAGTGCGCAACGATTTGGCGCAGCGTCTGGCGGAATCGTTTGAAACCTCGCTGGAGCTGTCCGGCGGCACCGCCGTGGTGGCGGATATGGATGACCCGAACGCGCCGGAACTGCTGTTCTCCGCCAATTTCGCCTGCCCGGTGTGCGGTTACAGCATGCATGAGCTGGAGCCGAGGCTGTTTTCGTTCAACAACCCGGCGGGTGCCTGCCCGACCTGCGACGGGCTGGGCGTGCAGCAGTTTTTCGACCCGGCGCGCGTGGTGCAAAACGGCGAGCTGTCGCTGGCCGGCGGCGCGATCCGCGGTTGGGATCGCCGTAATTTCTACTATTTCCAGATGCTGCGTTCGCTGGCGGAGCATTACGAGTTTGATGTCGAAGCGCCGTTCGATAGCCTCAGCCCGGCGCTTCAAAAAGTGATTCTGTACGGCTCCGGCAAAGAAAATATCGAGTTTAAGTACATCAACGATCGTGGTGATACCTCGGTGCGCCGTCATCCGTTCGAGGGGGTGCTCAACAATATGGAGCGCCGCTACAAAGAAACCGAATCGACAGCCGTACGTGAAGAACTGGCGAAATTCATCAGCAACCGGTCGTGCGCCAGTTGTAACGGTACCCGCCTGCGTGAAGAGGCGCGCCACGTCTATGTAGAACAGACCACGCTACCGCAGATTGCCGATATGAGCATCGGCCATGCGATGGAGTTTTTCCATAACATCAAGCTGAGCGGCCAACGGGCGAAAATCGCCGAAAAAGTGCTGAAGGAAATCGGCGATCGTCTGCGTTTTCTGGTCAACGTCGGGTTGAATTACCTGTCGCTGTCGCGCTCGGCGGAAACCTTGTCCGGCGGCGAGGCGCAGCGTATTCGTCTGGCCAGCCAGATCGGCGCGGGCCTGGTCGGCGTGATGTACGTGCTGGACGAGCCGTCTATTGGTTTGCACCAGCGCGACAACGAACGCCTGCTGGAGACCTTGATCCACCTGCGTAATCTCGGCAACACCGTGATTGTGGTGGAGCACGATGAAGACGCCATCCGCGCCGCCGACCATATCATCGATATCGGCCCCGGCGCAGGCGTGCACGGCGGGCAGGTGATTGCCGAAGGGACGGCAACGCAGATCATGGCGGTGCCGGAATCGCTGACCGGCCAGTTCCTGAGTGGGGCGCGCAAAATCGAGATCCCGGCGCAGCGTGTACCGGCGGACCCGGCTAAAGTGCTTAAGCTGATTGGCGCGCGCGGCAACAACCTGAAAGACGTCACCCTGACGCTGCCGGTCGGGTTGTTCACCTGCATTACCGGGGTGTCCGGCTCCGGCAAGTCGACGCTGATCAACGATACGCTGTTCCCAATCGCCCAGCGCCAGCTCAACGGCGGCGAACTGAACGAACCGGCGCCGTACCGTGACATTCAGGGGCTGGAGCAATTCGATAAGGTGATCGACATCGATCAAAGCCCGATCGGCCGTACCCCGCGCTCCAACCCGGCTACCTACACCGGCGTGTTTACGCCGATCCGCGAGTTGTTCGCCGGCGTGCCGGAAGCGCGCAGCCGCGGTTATAACCCCGGACGTTTCAGCTTTAACGTGCGCGGCGGGCGCTGCGAAGCCTGCCAGGGTGACGGTGTGATCAAGGTGGAAATGCACTTCCTGCCGGATATTTACGTGCCTTGTGACCAATGCAAAGGCAAACGCTATAACCGCGAGACGCTGGAGATTAAATACAAGGGCAAGAGCATCCACGAAGTGCTGGAGATGACCATTGAAGACGCCCGTGAATTCTTTGATGCCATTCCGGCGCTGGCGCGTAAGCTGCAAACGCTGATCGATGTCGGTTTGTCCTACATCCGGCTGGGGCAGTCCGCCACCACGTTGTCCGGCGGCGAAGCGCAGCGCGTGAAACTGGCACGTGAGCTGTCGAAACGCGGCACCGGTCAGACGCTGTATATTCTGGATGAGCCCACCACCGGGCTGCACTTCGCCGACATCCAGCAACTGCTGGAGGTATTGCATCAGTTGCGCGATCAGGGCAACACCATTGTGGTGATTGAGCACAATCTGGATGTGATCAAAACTGCCGACTGGATTGTCGATCTGGGGCCGGAAGGCGGCAGCGGCGGCGGCGAGATTCTGGTTTCCGGCACGCCGGAAACGGTGGCGCAGTGCGAGCAATCCCACACCGCCCGTTTCCTGAAACCGATTCTGGCGCGCGGCTGA
- a CDS encoding secondary thiamine-phosphate synthase enzyme YjbQ yields the protein MWKQYDIRLKPRSRGFHLITDEVLGEVTDLRTVKVGLLHVFICHTSASLTLNENADPTVRQDFESAFNHLVPEDEPYYRHTYEGSDDMPAHLKSSLLGSSLMLPVRNGRLHVGIWQGIYLCEHRNHGGSRSLVVTLQGE from the coding sequence ATGTGGAAACAATACGATATTCGGCTGAAACCCCGCTCCCGTGGTTTTCATTTGATCACCGATGAGGTGCTGGGAGAGGTGACGGATTTGCGTACCGTGAAGGTGGGGTTGCTGCATGTCTTTATCTGCCACACGTCCGCGTCGCTGACGCTCAATGAAAATGCCGATCCGACGGTACGGCAGGATTTCGAAAGCGCGTTTAACCACCTGGTGCCGGAAGACGAGCCTTATTATCGCCATACCTATGAGGGCAGCGACGATATGCCGGCCCATCTGAAAAGCAGCTTGCTGGGCAGCAGCCTGATGCTGCCGGTGCGTAACGGTCGGCTGCATGTCGGTATCTGGCAGGGGATTTATCTGTGCGAGCATCGCAATCATGGCGGCAGCCGATCGCTGGTGGTGACGTTGCAGGGGGAATAA
- a CDS encoding diguanylate cyclase: MNTQFSNDSFNTYVIDKEGTIIYHHDLTQVGTKFSDPATLSSVNGQDKGSFMMPDEQGIPSPASFIRTQKSGWIIITQQSFHSIKEALNNVMVNVLKQGTPLGIVTLMILSILTYYIAKPLRQLAKSASSMEQPGVINKIRSVKAWYLEVEQLKRVLLMGTVLLHKRIGRLSSEAHTDPLSGMLNRRGMLESMEEVRGEYKKVSVIAIDIDHFKVINDSFGHDMGDEVIRKLSQQIRKNFRKTDLVCRIGGEEFLILLPGADIHVATVIAERLRNNVANTIYMPRSQHHQVTISVGVTTFNPQKSTLDVAIKTADNALYKAKNSGRNQVVVEYLSDDISLVQH, encoded by the coding sequence ATGAATACACAATTCAGTAACGATAGTTTCAATACTTATGTGATTGATAAAGAAGGCACGATAATTTATCACCACGATCTCACACAAGTTGGCACCAAATTTAGCGACCCCGCGACTTTGTCTTCGGTTAACGGTCAGGATAAAGGCAGCTTTATGATGCCGGATGAGCAGGGCATTCCCTCGCCAGCTTCATTTATCCGTACGCAAAAATCAGGCTGGATTATTATCACTCAGCAGTCATTTCATTCCATCAAAGAAGCGCTGAATAACGTGATGGTCAATGTACTCAAACAAGGTACGCCGCTGGGGATCGTGACATTGATGATACTCAGCATTTTGACCTATTACATCGCCAAACCGCTGCGCCAGTTGGCTAAATCCGCCAGCAGTATGGAACAACCGGGGGTGATAAACAAAATACGCTCAGTCAAAGCCTGGTATCTGGAAGTAGAGCAGCTCAAGCGGGTATTGCTGATGGGTACCGTGCTGCTGCACAAACGTATCGGCCGCCTGAGCTCCGAAGCCCATACCGATCCGCTTTCCGGCATGTTAAACCGGCGAGGAATGCTGGAAAGCATGGAAGAGGTTCGCGGCGAATATAAAAAAGTCTCGGTAATCGCTATTGATATCGACCATTTCAAAGTGATCAATGATTCTTTTGGTCATGACATGGGTGATGAAGTGATCCGTAAGCTGAGCCAACAAATCCGTAAAAATTTCCGGAAAACCGATTTGGTCTGCCGAATCGGCGGCGAAGAGTTTTTAATCCTGCTGCCGGGCGCCGACATCCATGTCGCGACGGTGATCGCCGAACGGCTGCGTAATAATGTCGCCAATACCATTTATATGCCGAGATCACAGCATCATCAGGTCACGATCTCGGTTGGCGTAACCACCTTTAACCCGCAAAAATCAACGCTGGATGTTGCGATCAAAACTGCGGATAACGCGCTGTACAAAGCGAAAAACAGCGGGCGTAATCAAGTCGTGGTGGAATATCTCTCCGACGATATATCGCTGGTACAGCATTAA